DNA sequence from the Halococcus salsus genome:
ACGCCGACATGGAGACGCGGGTGGTGGCCCAGCTCCTCACGTTGATGGACGGGTTGGAGGACCGCGGGCAGGTCGTCGTGATCGGCGCGACCAACCGGGTCGACGCCATCGACCCCGCACTCCGGCGGGGCGGTCGGTTCGACCGCGAGATCGAGGTCGGCGTGCCCGGCGCGGAGGGCCGGGAGGAGATCCTCGAGGTTCACACCCGCTCGATGCCGCTGGCCGACGACGTCTCGCTCTCCCGGCTTGCGGCCCGGACCCACGGCTTCGTCGGTGCGGACCTCGATTCCCTCTCGGTTGAGGCCGCGATGGCCGCGCTCCGGCGACGCGAGGAGGGCGTCCCGCTGGAGGTCACCCGAGCGGACTTCGACACCGCGATGGCGGCCGTCGACCCCTCCGCGATGCGCGAGTACGTCGCCGAGACGCCGAACACGACTTTCGAGGACGTGGGTGGGCTCGACGGGGCGAAGGCCACCCTCACCGAGGCCGTCGAGTGGCCCCTCTCCTACGAGGCACTGTTCGAGGCCACAGCGACGGATCCACCCGCAGGGGTGCTGCTCTACGGCCCGCCCGGGACCGGGAAGACCCTGCTCGCGCGGGCGCTCGCCGGCGAGAGCGACGTGAACTTCATCTCGGTGGCGGGGCCCGAACTCCTCGGACGCTACGTCGGCCAGTCGGAGGAGGCCATCAGGGACGTCTTCGCCCGTGCCCGCCAGGCCGCCCCCGCGATCGTCTTCTTCGACGAGATCGACGCCATCGCGGGTGGGCGCGGCGAGACCCACGAGGTCACCGAGCGCGTGGTCTCCCAGCTCCTCACGGAGATCGACGGCCTCGCCGAGAACCCGAACCTGATGGTGCTCGCCGCCACCAACCGCAGGGACGCCATCGACCCGGCCCTCCTTCGTCCGGGGCGGATCGAATCCCACGTCGAGGTGCCGGCCCCCGACGAGGCCGCCCGCCGGGCGATCCTCGATGTCCACACCCAGGGCAAACCCCTCGGCGACGTCGACCTCGACGCGCTGGCCGCGGACTCCGTGGGCTACTCCGGCGCGGACATCGAGGCGCTCTGCCGGACCGCGTCGATGGCCGCGATCCGCGAGGTCGCGAGCGAGTACGACCCCGAGGAAGCCACCGCCCACGCCGACGAGATCCTGATCACCGACGAGCACTTCGCCGCCGCCCGCGAGTCGGTGATGCCGACGTTCGAGTAGCGGGAGTCGAACGCACGAACGGCCGTCTCACGACAGCCGATCTCGAACCCGGCCGACCGACCGCCCCACCCGTCGCCGGATCCGATGGCGCTGGTAGACCCCCTCGCCGAGCGCCCAGACGAGCGCGACGAGGAGCCCGACCCCGAGAACCGAGAAGGCCCAGGTCGGAAGCCAGACGGGTTTGAGCCACGGCGCGACGTGTTTCCAGCGCGTCGCGAGCTCGGTGAGTTCGGCGGACACCGGCGTCACGCCGGCCACCCCGCCGACGACGGCCGGCACGGACGGAAGGTCGTTTCCGGGGTGGCTCCCGCCGTGGAGCGTGGCGTTGCCGGTCGCGTTCTGGTCCGTCATCGTCGGCCCGCCGGCCTCGTCGCCTTGGGCCACGCGCTCGGCGTCGTAGGTCGCCCACGGCGCGTGCATCTCCCAGACGACTTGGCCCGAGGGTGTGACCTCGATCACCCGGTTGTTCATCGAGTCGACGACGAGGGTGTTCCCATTGGAAAGCCGGTCGGCGTCGCGCGGCCAGTTGAGGTCGCCCGTGAGCGTCCAGGTCCGCTCCCAGGTGCCGTTGCCCGCCGGGCCGCCGGTCCGTTCGTACTCCACGATCCGGTCGTTCTCGGAGTCGGCCACGAGGATCGTGGGTGTACCGTTCTCGCTCTCGAGGTAGGTGGGGTTGTGCTGTTCGTAGAGGACCGAGTGGTCGCCGTCCGCCCCGAGCCGCATCTCGATCTCCTTCGTCGAGCGGTTGACCGCGATCACCTGGTCCATGTTCCGGACCGAGACCAGGAACTCGCCGTCCCGGATCTCGTCGACGTCGTTGACGTGGGTCCAGTCCTTCGCGTCGATCCCCGGGCCGGCCCCGTCCGGGTAGTGGTTCGCGAACCGCCAGCGCCAGGTCACGTTCTCGGTGGTCCGGTTGTAGACGAAGACGCTGTCGTTGCTGGTCTCGCCGGTGTCGTAGTTGATGCCCGCGACGAGGAGCTCGTCGCCGTTGATCAGGTCGATGTCGTGGACGTCGGGGCTGTCGAACCGCTCGGTCCAGACCCGTTCTTCGGTCTTCGGGTCGAACTCGTAGACGACCGTCTCGTTCTCGACCGGGTTCACGACGAGCAGGTTGCCGTTCGGGAGCGGGTCGACGTCGTAGAACCAGTTCGTGGTGTTCTCGGTCCCGTTGTAGATCCAGCTCACCGCCCCGGATCGGTCGACCGAGACGAGTTGCGCCGGGCGGTTCGACAGCGAGATACCCTGGGTGTGCCAGCCCTGGCTCGATATCACCGTCTCGCTCTCCGGGGTGACGTTCGTGACGCCGGCCCGCAGCGTCGGCTCGTCGTACGTGAGCGTCGCCACGCCGCTGAACGCGACCAGCACGACGAGGACCGCCGACAGCAGCCCCCTGACGAGCCAACGACGTGGTGGAAGGCCGGCCATGCAGACCACTGTCGGGATCGCCGCATAGCCGTTACGGATGCCGACGGGTCGTTTCACCGCCGCTCCTGCCGAAAACAGTCGTCGGATGCGTGTGGTCGCCCGCGGCGCTCCTCCGGTGGGAGATCAATCCCAGAAGGACTGGGTCCGGGCGTACTGGCGCTCTTGGGAGAGGATGTCTCGATAGAAGTCGTCGCTCCTACTGGAAGCAGTAGTTGCTTGCGCGCGGTCGCCTACGGCGACCCCACGGTGGGGCTCAATCCCAGAAGGATTGGGTCCGCGCGTACTGGCGCTCTTGGGAGAGGATATCCCGGTAGAAGTCGTCCTCGTTCTCGCGGAGTTTGGCGATGATCCGCGCGGCGTTGTGGGGGCCGACCCCACGGGCGGCGAGCGCGATGACGGCCTGTTTGCCGTGACTCTGGACCAGGGTCGCGGCCTGGTAGGCTCGCTGGGTCTGCTTCTCCTGCTCGTCGTCCTTCTCGTCGGCCTTGACCGCCGCGACGACCTCCTCGGCCCACGGGTTGAGCGCCGCGATACGGGTCGAGCCACAGAACGGACACTCCGGTTGGTCGGGGATCCGCCGCACCTCCTGGGTTCGGTCCCACTCCTGACAGTGGAGACAGAACAGTAACATTCGGTCCTCCTGGATCCGCTCCCGCACGGTGTCGATAACGCTCGCGTCGGCGTTCTCGGGTGCGAGCAGTTCCCGGCCCGACGACCGACCGTCGATCCCAACGGGGGTGTGTTCGGTGTGGAGCACGACCTCGATCTCCCCGTCTCGGACCCCCGAGAGCACCGTGCCCGTCGTCTCGATCGCGAGGTCCTCGTGGAAGATCTCGCGGACGGCCTCGTCGTACACAGGTGTGTCTTCGAGCGCCGTGAGGAGGCGGTCCCGGCCGAACCGGCCATCTCCCCGCCAGGACTGGAGCGCGCCGAACGTCGCCGCGACCTGGGCGAGCTTGAACTTCAGCGCGTCCGAGTTCTTGAGGCTGAGTTCGATGATCCCCGCGACGTGTTCGGGCTCGGTCTCCCGGAGCACGCCCTCGATATCGGGGCCCGAGATCCCGCGCGGGACGTCGAGTTCGATCCGATAGGGGTCGATCTCCAACCCCACCGACGAGCCCGTCTGCTGGCCCAGCAGCGCCGAGAGCACCCGCCCGAGGGTCTGGTTGGTGGTGTGGCCGAAACAGGCGTTCACGACGATGCTTCGGGGCTCGTACTCCACGACCACCCGCTCGTCGGTCGGCATCGGGCTCCCCGACTCGACCTGCTTTTCGAGCGGGTCGAGCGCCTCGCCCGCGGTGTACTCGTCGGTGGGATACCGGTCGGCGAGGTCGGCCGCCACTGCCGACCGGGACTCGCCCGACGCGAACGCCTCGCCGACCCAGCCGCGGATCTCGCCGACCTCGCCCGCGACGGGTTTCGGGACCGGAATCTCGCTGCCGGTCCAGGAGGGGACCTCGCCCGTCGGGTCCTCGATCGGGCTGACCTTCACCTCGCTCTCCTCGTCGTCGACCTCCGCGATCCGCCACATCTCCCCCCGCTGGATGAACGTCTCGCCGGGCCCCGCGAAGTTGACCACGAACCGCTCGTCGAGGCTCCCGATCGCCCGACCCGAAGCCACGTCGGAGACGGTGTAGGTCTCCTCGTCGGGGATCATCGAGAGGTTGGCGTAGAAGTACTGCCACGTGCCGCCCGACTTCTCCAACCTGTCCAGATCCTCGTCGAGCCAGAGGACCCGATTGCCCGAGAGTTCGCGTACCACGTCTCGAAAGTCGTCCTCCGTGAGGTCGCGGAACGGGTAGGCCCGCGTGACGAGGTCGTAGGCCTTCCTGGCGCTGATCTCGCCGAAGTCCATCACGAGCCCTGCGATCTGGTTCGCCACCGTGTCGAGACTGCCGTGATGAATCTCGGCGGGTTCGACCAGCCCCTCGTGGGCCCGCCGACAGATCGCGAGGGCTTCGAGCGTGTCGTCGGGCCGGGTCGTGAGGACTGTGCCCGAGGAGAGCTTGTCCGAGCGATGACCCGCCCGTCCGACCCGCTGGAGCAGGCGGGCGACCTCGCGCGGGCTCTGGTACTGGATCACGTGGTCGACCCGCCCCACGTCGATCCCGAGCTCCATCGAGGAGGTGCAGAGCAGGCCATCGAGTTCGCCGGCCTTGAACGCGTCCTCGACTTCGATCCTCGCCTCCTTCGAGAGCGAGCCGTGGTGGACTCCGATGGGGAGATCGAGCGCGTTACACCGTGAGCCGAGGGCCTCGGCGGTCTGTCGGGTGTTGACGAATATCAGGGTGGACGCGTTTTCGCTCACCAGGTCCCGGATCGCCCGGACGTGACTCGCGAGGTCGGGGTCGCTCGCGAGCTTTCCCGCGAGGGTCTCGTCCTCCGCGGTGACCCGTGGCTCGCGAACCCGGACGTCGAGTCGGCTCCCGACGTCGACTTCCATGATCGCACAACCCCGACCGCCGGTGAGGAACTTCCCGACCTCGCCGGGGTCGCCGACGGTCGCCGAGAGCCCGACCCGCTGGAACGGCCCCGAGAGCTCGCGGAGGCGTTCGAGCCCGATCGTGAGCTGCGCCCCGCGTTTCGACGCCGCGAGCTCGTGAACCTCGTCGATCACGACGTGCG
Encoded proteins:
- a CDS encoding aryl-sulfate sulfotransferase; translated protein: MAGLPPRRWLVRGLLSAVLVVLVAFSGVATLTYDEPTLRAGVTNVTPESETVISSQGWHTQGISLSNRPAQLVSVDRSGAVSWIYNGTENTTNWFYDVDPLPNGNLLVVNPVENETVVYEFDPKTEERVWTERFDSPDVHDIDLINGDELLVAGINYDTGETSNDSVFVYNRTTENVTWRWRFANHYPDGAGPGIDAKDWTHVNDVDEIRDGEFLVSVRNMDQVIAVNRSTKEIEMRLGADGDHSVLYEQHNPTYLESENGTPTILVADSENDRIVEYERTGGPAGNGTWERTWTLTGDLNWPRDADRLSNGNTLVVDSMNNRVIEVTPSGQVVWEMHAPWATYDAERVAQGDEAGGPTMTDQNATGNATLHGGSHPGNDLPSVPAVVGGVAGVTPVSAELTELATRWKHVAPWLKPVWLPTWAFSVLGVGLLVALVWALGEGVYQRHRIRRRVGRSVGRVRDRLS
- a CDS encoding DEAD/DEAH box helicase, with protein sequence MAESEAAGGSAAFTHLGSRVRAALSERGFETPTEPQRAAIPPLADGKDGLVIAPTGTGKTETAMLPVFDALAGEERFGIGALYITPLRALNRDMRDRLDWWGDQLELEIDVRHGDTTQYHRQQQANDPPDVLVTTPETLQAMLTGEKLRKALSDVSHVVIDEVHELAASKRGAQLTIGLERLRELSGPFQRVGLSATVGDPGEVGKFLTGGRGCAIMEVDVGSRLDVRVREPRVTAEDETLAGKLASDPDLASHVRAIRDLVSENASTLIFVNTRQTAEALGSRCNALDLPIGVHHGSLSKEARIEVEDAFKAGELDGLLCTSSMELGIDVGRVDHVIQYQSPREVARLLQRVGRAGHRSDKLSSGTVLTTRPDDTLEALAICRRAHEGLVEPAEIHHGSLDTVANQIAGLVMDFGEISARKAYDLVTRAYPFRDLTEDDFRDVVRELSGNRVLWLDEDLDRLEKSGGTWQYFYANLSMIPDEETYTVSDVASGRAIGSLDERFVVNFAGPGETFIQRGEMWRIAEVDDEESEVKVSPIEDPTGEVPSWTGSEIPVPKPVAGEVGEIRGWVGEAFASGESRSAVAADLADRYPTDEYTAGEALDPLEKQVESGSPMPTDERVVVEYEPRSIVVNACFGHTTNQTLGRVLSALLGQQTGSSVGLEIDPYRIELDVPRGISGPDIEGVLRETEPEHVAGIIELSLKNSDALKFKLAQVAATFGALQSWRGDGRFGRDRLLTALEDTPVYDEAVREIFHEDLAIETTGTVLSGVRDGEIEVVLHTEHTPVGIDGRSSGRELLAPENADASVIDTVRERIQEDRMLLFCLHCQEWDRTQEVRRIPDQPECPFCGSTRIAALNPWAEEVVAAVKADEKDDEQEKQTQRAYQAATLVQSHGKQAVIALAARGVGPHNAARIIAKLRENEDDFYRDILSQERQYARTQSFWD
- a CDS encoding AAA family ATPase yields the protein MSDGDAAGVELRVEGAQKRDAGRGVARLPEPARRALSVLSGDTVVVRGQSATVAKVWPASGDLSGESVRIDADTRRNAGVNVGDTVRVSPIAVADADRVTIDVPGRLDSSADLSALVKRALLDRPIQAGEQLRIERLGTEPLGIESTTPDGTVRVTGDTTVALRGRAESSTSAGGSDATTTADTTATADAADATPRVTYEDIGGLDDELDQIREMIELPLSEPELFHELGIDPPSGVLLYGPPGTGKTLIARAVAGEVDAYFTTISGPEVVSKYKGESEEKLREAFETAEANAPSVVFIDEIDSIAGARGDDADMETRVVAQLLTLMDGLEDRGQVVVIGATNRVDAIDPALRRGGRFDREIEVGVPGAEGREEILEVHTRSMPLADDVSLSRLAARTHGFVGADLDSLSVEAAMAALRRREEGVPLEVTRADFDTAMAAVDPSAMREYVAETPNTTFEDVGGLDGAKATLTEAVEWPLSYEALFEATATDPPAGVLLYGPPGTGKTLLARALAGESDVNFISVAGPELLGRYVGQSEEAIRDVFARARQAAPAIVFFDEIDAIAGGRGETHEVTERVVSQLLTEIDGLAENPNLMVLAATNRRDAIDPALLRPGRIESHVEVPAPDEAARRAILDVHTQGKPLGDVDLDALAADSVGYSGADIEALCRTASMAAIREVASEYDPEEATAHADEILITDEHFAAARESVMPTFE